A genomic window from Yarrowia lipolytica chromosome 1D, complete sequence includes:
- a CDS encoding uncharacterized protein (Compare to YALI0D09757g, weakly similar to uniprot|P38749 Saccharomyces cerevisiae YHL009c YAP3 transcription factor of a fungal- specific family of bzip proteins singleton): protein MDFYFQPNGQPSMGNGQMVSGHSGHTLNMPNGQQQQHHLHNDASTMHSHHMLDANGNHIIPAVVSPPNNFDAIDCSPDALDCQIKDEQFGFTNPAHQQQQQPQLFDMNNMGHMDSTNPSNNGGEIPDDQMQANELDDDLTTKRKAQNRAAQRAFRERREQRLKELEDKVAEVEQERERLASENERLKRENTVITTENKVLMETAVSKGPSSPDPTQPPIGKANFPYKQLQEMRAKTQETILGGHEPPGDKNLKIIYQSEVSNDTMLGAAAVWDTIAKHAEEEEFDIDLVAQLIQGHQRCEGFGPVFPLKVVEDAIREAIRQYV, encoded by the coding sequence ATGGACTTTTACTTCCAGCCTAATGGCCAGCCCTCCATGGGCAACGGCCAGATGGTCAGCGGGCACTCGGGCCACACCCTCAACATGCCCAacggccagcagcagcagcaccatctccacaacGATGCCAGCACCATGCACTCCCACCATATGCTGGACGCCAACGGAAACCACATCATCCCCGCGGTGGTGTCGCCTCCCAACAACTTTGACGCCATCGACTGCTCGCCGGACGCCCTGGACTGCCAGATTAAGGACGAGCAGTTCGGCTTCACCAACCCCGcgcaccagcagcagcagcagccgcagCTCTTCGACATGAACAACATGGGCCACATGGACTCTACTAACCCTTCCAACAACGGCGGCGAGATTCCCGACGACCAGATGCAGGCCAACGAGCTCGACGACGACCTCACAACCAAGCGAAAGGCTCAAAACCGAGCAGCGCAGCGGGCGTTCCGAGAACGGCGAGAACAGCgcctcaaggagctggaggacaagGTCGCCGAGGTTGAGCAGGAGCGAGAGCGTCTTGCTTCCGAAAACGAGCGTCTTAAGCGGGAAAACACagtcatcaccaccgaAAACAAGGTGCTCATGGAGACGGCCGTTTCCAAGGGCCCCTCCTCCCCGGACCCCACACAACCTCCTATTGGCAAGGCCAACTTCCcctacaagcagctgcaggagaTGCGGGCCAAGACCCAGGAGACTATCCTTGGTGGTCACGAGCCTCCCGGAGATAAGAACCTCAAGATCATCTACCAGAGCGAGGTCAGCAACGATACCATGCTAGGAGCGGCCGCCGTCTGGGACACGATAGCCAAGCacgccgaggaggaggagttcGACATTGATCTTGTTGCCCAGCTCATCCAGGGTCATCAGCGATGTGAAGGCTTCGGCCCCGTTTTCCCTCTCAAGGTTGTGGAGGATGCTATTCGGGAGGCCATTCGACAGTACGTTTAG
- a CDS encoding uncharacterized protein (Compare to YALI0D09779g, some similarities with uniprot|Q06168 Saccharomyces cerevisiae YLR321C related to SNF5P, similar to Saccharomyces cerevisiae SFH1 (YLR321C); ancestral locus Anc_4.131): protein MGEKPNRIGRANISYINHDHIFLPSFQPSYPSRQLHPLISSQNKVHSSIVHLPKVASPSSPETQQHSQAPLFITHIMSGLPQALASGFAARVREGGTTLYINTTPMLRSARHNTAVNYAEFEEDFDANDFEDDDDDDQSQRESRDGSEEAEGDEDGTKKEEQDKFAGLKAPLVSNEPKRAAPPVRPVMYPQEVLEELSQVKEPTLIPIRVAVENIDVFRVQDFFLWDADEKILTPEQFATLTCADLDVPIGYSAQMSAQIKKQLAEYTAAPALPKDVEVHVIVELAVTVDKIVYEDKFEWDLSGEYATPQEFARTVVQDLGLGQEFYPAITYQLYETLGKLQKAWLERSIPLDVDNRAAFGLEAGLRVDQDNLGESWVPRVEEMTPEEMQKREMERDRSSRRLKRESARMAEVPYVDLDSLYSRKRRRRFDEDSRSGSPMW from the coding sequence ATGGGGGAAAAGCCGAATCGAATAGGTAGGGCTAATATCAGCTATATTAATCATGATCACATTTTTCTTCCATCTTTTCAGCCCTCGTACCCGTCACGCCAACTTCACCCTCTGATATCCAGTCAAAATAAAGTTCACTCGTCAATCGTGCACCTCCCAAAAGTCGCATCACCAAGTTCACCAGAAACACAGCAGCACAGTCAAGCACCATTATTCATCACACACATCATGTCAGGACTCCCCCAGGCCCTGGCGAGCGGCTTTGCTGCACGTGTCCGAGAAGGTGGCACCACGCTATACATCAACACAACGCCCATGTTGCGATCGGCGCGTCACAACACGGCGGTCAACTACgccgagtttgaggaggacTTTGATGCCAACGACtttgaggacgacgacgacgacgatcaGTCGCAGAgggaatcacgtgacggatCAGAGGAGGCGGAAGGCGACGAGGATGgaaccaagaaggaggagcaggacaAGTTTGCCGGACTCAAGGCTCCTCTGGTGTCCAACGAGCCCAAGcgagctgctcctcccGTGCGGCCGGTCATGTACCCTCAGGAGGTTCTCGAAGAGCTGTCACAGGTCAAGGAGCCTACCCTGATTCCAATTCGCGTGGCGGTCGAGAATATTGATGTGTTCCGAGTGCAGGACTTCTTTCTGTGGGACGCCGACGAGAAGATTCTCACTCCCGAGCAGTTTGCAACCCTGACGTGTGCAGATCTCGACGTTCCCATTGGATACTCGGCCCAGATGTCAGcccagatcaagaagcagcttgCTGAATACACAGCCGCCCCCGCTCTGCCCAAAGACGTTGAAGTGCATGTCATTGTGGAGTTGGCGGTCACCGTGGACAAGATTGTCTACGAAGATAAATTCGAGTGGGACCTGAGCGGCGAGTACGCGACTCCTCAGGAGTTTGCACGAACCGTGGTCCAGGATCTCGGTCTGGGTCAGGAGTTCTACCCAGCCATCACCTACCAGCTATACGAGACTCTGGGCAAACTACAAAAGGCTTGGTTGGAGCGAAGTATTCCTCTGGACGTCGACAACCGGGCCGCTTTTGGCCTTGAGGCTGGCCTTCGTGTCGACCAGGACAATCTGGGAGAGTCGTGGGTTCCCAgagtggaggagatgacgCCCGAGGAGATGCAAAAGCGAGAGATGGAGCGAGACCGATCGTCGCGACGTCTCAAGCGAGAAAGCGCACGAATGGCCGAGGTGCCTTATGTCGATCTCGACAGCTTGTATTCTAGAaagcgacgacgacgatttGATGAGGACAGCAGGAGCGGCAGTCCCATGTGGTAG
- a CDS encoding uncharacterized protein (Compare to YALI0D09735g, weakly similar to uniprot|P87139 Schizosaccharomyces pombe Zinc finger protein zf-C3HC4 type (RING finger) protease associated (PA) domain, similar to Saccharomyces cerevisiae ASR1 (YPR093C); ancestral locus Anc_3.405): MFNLTDHKFRERVEDNVRARSALLRNSCSTCSYQSVDRRAYGWRSTSSKTRLFSRDNLRNISYTRLIGGMALFVSLSFAINYLLLMSFGASPVPGGLTGGFRLTPMVPGTAPPGGAPILTNTALIISPNSDFVVPARMAAFGRGLMMDEFETTVDETEKQARDAQETDKLAHDIAEHFPTGISDGTPILIPPNRRKEPTVNAPLRGEIEVVGGDACGSGKHRNLTDKIALVMRGGCSFYDKVLTIQGWNAKAVIVGDNQYNRGLVTMYSTNDTDMCQVPAMFVSRASFELLSTEDEVSIIPGPSATPALDTILFLLISPICSLSIIYLMVSVHRYFTQLTRRAPKRAVKQLPVRVWMGQGVHSPTVRGKTQGNNSSSGVLESVEPTSTAAAALEDSPEPPSTHSDKVWVSSDECIICLEEFTVGESRVMQLPCGHDFHEECIQRWLTTQQRTCPICKHDITQPMSSPGETTPLV, encoded by the coding sequence ATGTTCAACCTGACGGACCACAAATTCCGTGAGAGGGTGGAGGACAACGTGCGGGCCCGAAGCGCCCTGCTGCGCAACAGCTGCTCCACCTGCTCCTACCAGTCGGTCGACAGACGGGCCTACGGCTGGAGAagcacctcctccaaaacccggctcttctccagagacaaCCTGCGCAACATCAGCTACACCCGGCTGATCGGAGGCATGGCGCTCTTTGTGTCGCTCAGCTTCGCCATCAACTACCTGCTACTCATGTCCTTTGGGGCCTCTCCTGTTCCCGGGGGACTCACCGGCGGCTTCCGGCTCACCCCCATGGTCCCGGGCACAGCGCCACCCGGAGGAGCGCCCATTCTCACAAACACAGCGCTCATCATCTCGCCAAATTCGGACTTTGTGGTGCCTGCCCGAATGGCCGCTTTCGGAAGAGGACTCATGATGGACGAGTTTGAAACGACCGTTGATGAGACAGAGAAGCAAGCCAGAGATGCCCAAGAGACAGACAAACTCGCGCACGACATTGCCGAACACTTTCCGACCGGAATTTCAGACGGAACCCCCATCCTGATTCCCCCCAACAGACGCAAGGAGCCCACAGTCAACGCACCTCTCAGAGGCGAGATCGAGGTGGTCGGAGGAGATGCATGTGGATCGGGTAAGCACCGCAACCTAACAGACAAGATTGCGCTCGTCATGagaggaggctgctcgTTCTACGACAAGGTGCTGACGATCCAGGGCTGGAACGCCAAGGCCGTTATTGTGGGAGACAACCAGTACAACCGAGGGCTGGTGACCATGTACTCCACCAACGATACTGACATGTGCCAGGTGCCAGccatgtttgtgtctcgAGCCTCATTCGAGCTGCTGTCTACCGAAGATGAAGTGAGCATAATTCCTGGCCCTTCGGCTACCCCAGCTCTAGACACTATTTTGTTTCTGCTCATCTCGCCCATCTGCTCGCTCTCAATCATTTATCTCATGGTATCTGTGCATCGATACTTTACACAGCTGACTCGACGTGCCCCCAAGCGAGCTGTTAAACAGCTTCCTGTCCGAGTCTGGATGGGCCAAGGAGTCCATTCTCCGACTGTAAGGGGCAAAACACAAGGCAACAACTCGTCTTCGGGAGTTCTGGAAAGTGTAGAACCCACCTCTacggctgctgctgctctggaaGACTCTCCCGAGCCTCCGTCCACACATTCCGACAAGGTATGGGTGTCGTCTGACGAGTGTATCATCTGCCTGGAGGAGTTCACAGTGGGCGAGTCGCGGGTGATGCAGTTGCCTTGTGGGCACGATTTCCACGAGGAGTGTATCCAGCGATGGTTGACTACGCAGCAGCGAACCTGTCCCATTTGCAAGCACGATATTACTCAGCCCATGAGCTCTCCCGGTGAGACCACTCCTTTGGTTTAA